One Onthophagus taurus isolate NC chromosome 11, IU_Otau_3.0, whole genome shotgun sequence genomic window carries:
- the LOC111425035 gene encoding serine/threonine-protein kinase minibrain isoform X1, protein MVSQEQPMAWHKHDHLMLMDKSKAKMHSGGGGNNETSSQRRHAPLYGRLVAEEQLAASLNQGAPPADIQAMQARIPRTFREPGSAPLRKLSVDLIKTYKHINEVYYAKKKRRAVQTQGEDSSHKKERKLYNDGYDDDNHDYIVKNGEKFLDRYEIDSLIGKGSFGQVVKAFDHDEQCHVAIKIIKNKKPFLNQAQIEVKLLEMMNRADLENKYYIVKLKRHFMWRNHLCLVFELLSYNLYDLLRNTNFRGVSLNLTRKFAQQLCTALLFLSTPELNIIHCDLKPENILLCNPKRSAIKIVDFGSSCQLGHRIYQYIQSRFYRSPEVLLGIQYDLAIDMWSLGCILVEMHTGEPLFSGANEADQMNKIVEVLGMPPKHLLDQGTKVRKFFDKLPDGRYVLRKTKDSKKYKPPGTKKLHDILGVETGGPGGRRYGEQGHLMLDYLKFKDLILRMLDYDPKTRITPYYALQHNFFKRTADEGTNTANSASVSPAVNMDMSNSNSQHGLNMVGRQRDIPTKHNNYQTPQQNYNTLAMECDPSPSRHHHHQQQQQHKMYPVSYGGFIVPDVGLAPTSKHVVSQNGPNNSSSQNDREDSPMVGVCVQKSPVAIH, encoded by the exons tgcaCTCGGGCGGAGGGGGCAATAATGAAACGTCGTCACAAAGGCGGCACGCGCCCCTTTACGGTCGGCTGGTGGCGGAGGAGCAGCTTGCGGCGTCCCTAAACCAAGGAGCCCCTCCGGCGGATATCCAGGCGATGCAAGCTCGGATTCCGCGGACGTTCCGGGAACCGGGATCTGCACCTCTCCGGAAGCTCAGCGTGGACCTAATTAAAACGTACAAGCACATTAACGAG GTGTATTACGCGAAAAAGAAACGACGGGCGGTGCAAACGCAGGGCGAGGACAGCTCACACAAGAAGGAGAGGAAGCTGTACAATGATGGTTACGACGATGATAATCACGATTATATCGTGAAAAACGGTGAAAAGTTCCTCGACCGGTACGAGATTGACTCGCTGATAGGTAAAGGGTCCTTCGGGCAGGTGGTGAAGGCCTTTGACCACGACGAACAGTGTCACGTGGCCATCAAGATCATTAAGAACAAGAAACCCTTCCTTAATCAAGCCCAAATCGAGGTCAAACTACTCGAAATGATGAATCGAGCTGACCTCGAGAACAAGTATTATATag tcaaattaaaacgtcattttatGTGGCGCAACCACCTGTGTTTGGTATTCGAATTGTTATCCTACAACCTATACGATTTGTTACGAAACACAAACTTCCGTGGAgtatctttaaatttaacgaGAAAATTCGCGCAGCAGCTGTGTACGGCACTTTTATTCCTTTCGACGCCCGAACTTAACATCATTCATTGCGATTTAAAACCGGAAAATATACTTTTGTGCAATCCAAAACGATCggcaattaaaattgttgattttggaAGTTCCTGTCAACTTGGCCATAgg atatacCAATACATTCAATCGAGGTTTTATCGATCACCCGAAGTTTTACTGGGTATTCAATACGATTTGGCCATCGATATGTGGTCGTTAGGTTGTATTCTTGTTGAAATGCACACCGGGGAACCTTTATTTAGCGGTGCAAACGAAGCAGACCAAATGAATAAAATCGTTGAAGTCTTAGGTATGCCACCCAAACATCTCCTTGATCAAGGAACGAAAGTGAGAAAATTCTTTGATAAACTTCCAGACGGACg ATACGTTCTTCGTAAGACAAAAGAcagtaaaaaatataaaccacCGGGTACGAAGAAACTCCATGATATCCTCGGTGTTGAAACGGGGGGTCCTGGTGGTCGGCGATACGGCGAACAGGGCCACCTAATGCTCGACTACCTCAAATTTAAAGATCTGATCCTGCGTATGCTCGACTACGATCCAAAGACGCGCATAACGCCCTATTATGCGTTACAACATAATTTCTTTAAGAGAACGGCGGATGAAGGCACTAACACCGCCAACAGTGCGAGTGTTAGCCCCGCTGTTAATATGGACATGTCCAATTCAAACAGTCAACATG gGTTAAATATGGTGGGACGACAAAGAGACATTCCGACGAAGCATAACAATTATCAAACGCCGCAACAGAATTACAACACTTTGGCGATGGAGTGCGATCCATCACCATCGAGACACCATCACCACCAGCAGCAGCAACAACACAAGATGTATCCGGTATCGTACGGTGGTTTTATCGTGCCGGATGTTGGTTTGGCCCCAACGTCGAAACACGTCGTCTCACAAAACGGACCCAACAACAGTAGCTCGCAGAACGATAGAGAGGACAGTCCAATGGTTGGGGTGTGCGTTCAAAAAAGTCCCGTCGCGATCCATTGA
- the LOC111425035 gene encoding serine/threonine-protein kinase minibrain isoform X2: MVSQEQPMAWHKHDHLMLMDKSKAKMHSGGGGNNETSSQRRHAPLYGRLVAEEQLAASLNQGAPPADIQAMQARIPRTFREPGSAPLRKLSVDLIKTYKHINEVYYAKKKRRAVQTQGEDSSHKKERKLYNDGYDDDNHDYIVKNGEKFLDRYEIDSLIGKGSFGQVVKAFDHDEQCHVAIKIIKNKKPFLNQAQIEVKLLEMMNRADLENKYYIVKLKRHFMWRNHLCLVFELLSYNLYDLLRNTNFRGVSLNLTRKFAQQLCTALLFLSTPELNIIHCDLKPENILLCNPKRSAIKIVDFGSSCQLGHRIYQYIQSRFYRSPEVLLGIQYDLAIDMWSLGCILVEMHTGEPLFSGANEADQMNKIVEVLGMPPKHLLDQGTKVRKFFDKLPDGRYVLRKTKDSKKYKPPGTKKLHDILGVETGGPGGRRYGEQGHLMLDYLKFKDLILRMLDYDPKTRITPYYALQHNFFKRTADEGTNTANSASVSPAVNMDMSNSNSQHDMAGTQR; this comes from the exons tgcaCTCGGGCGGAGGGGGCAATAATGAAACGTCGTCACAAAGGCGGCACGCGCCCCTTTACGGTCGGCTGGTGGCGGAGGAGCAGCTTGCGGCGTCCCTAAACCAAGGAGCCCCTCCGGCGGATATCCAGGCGATGCAAGCTCGGATTCCGCGGACGTTCCGGGAACCGGGATCTGCACCTCTCCGGAAGCTCAGCGTGGACCTAATTAAAACGTACAAGCACATTAACGAG GTGTATTACGCGAAAAAGAAACGACGGGCGGTGCAAACGCAGGGCGAGGACAGCTCACACAAGAAGGAGAGGAAGCTGTACAATGATGGTTACGACGATGATAATCACGATTATATCGTGAAAAACGGTGAAAAGTTCCTCGACCGGTACGAGATTGACTCGCTGATAGGTAAAGGGTCCTTCGGGCAGGTGGTGAAGGCCTTTGACCACGACGAACAGTGTCACGTGGCCATCAAGATCATTAAGAACAAGAAACCCTTCCTTAATCAAGCCCAAATCGAGGTCAAACTACTCGAAATGATGAATCGAGCTGACCTCGAGAACAAGTATTATATag tcaaattaaaacgtcattttatGTGGCGCAACCACCTGTGTTTGGTATTCGAATTGTTATCCTACAACCTATACGATTTGTTACGAAACACAAACTTCCGTGGAgtatctttaaatttaacgaGAAAATTCGCGCAGCAGCTGTGTACGGCACTTTTATTCCTTTCGACGCCCGAACTTAACATCATTCATTGCGATTTAAAACCGGAAAATATACTTTTGTGCAATCCAAAACGATCggcaattaaaattgttgattttggaAGTTCCTGTCAACTTGGCCATAgg atatacCAATACATTCAATCGAGGTTTTATCGATCACCCGAAGTTTTACTGGGTATTCAATACGATTTGGCCATCGATATGTGGTCGTTAGGTTGTATTCTTGTTGAAATGCACACCGGGGAACCTTTATTTAGCGGTGCAAACGAAGCAGACCAAATGAATAAAATCGTTGAAGTCTTAGGTATGCCACCCAAACATCTCCTTGATCAAGGAACGAAAGTGAGAAAATTCTTTGATAAACTTCCAGACGGACg ATACGTTCTTCGTAAGACAAAAGAcagtaaaaaatataaaccacCGGGTACGAAGAAACTCCATGATATCCTCGGTGTTGAAACGGGGGGTCCTGGTGGTCGGCGATACGGCGAACAGGGCCACCTAATGCTCGACTACCTCAAATTTAAAGATCTGATCCTGCGTATGCTCGACTACGATCCAAAGACGCGCATAACGCCCTATTATGCGTTACAACATAATTTCTTTAAGAGAACGGCGGATGAAGGCACTAACACCGCCAACAGTGCGAGTGTTAGCCCCGCTGTTAATATGGACATGTCCAATTCAAACAGTCAACATG ACATGGCAGGAACACAGCGATGA
- the LOC111425060 gene encoding L-2-hydroxyglutarate dehydrogenase, mitochondrial isoform X2: MSSARELKNRHPNLKMAVLEKESKLAAHQTGHNSGVIHAGIYYTPGSLKAKLCVEGMKKLYDYVEEKSIPKKRIGKLIVATDQIEVDRLNVLYDRALKNKVDNVELIDEKGIKQIEPHCKGLKAIWSPNTGIIDYSLVTEEYAKDFKTQNGEIYLNFEVNSFSSSDNPDYPVRISSKDNNTVLAKHVLTCGGLHSDRLSELCGCNPNPRIVPFRGEYLLLNKSKTNIVKSNIYPVPDPRFPFLGVHFTPRMNGDVWLGPNAVLAFKREGYSWFDVNLKDVWESISHSGFQKLAYKFLSAGLDEMYRSIFIDKQVKMLQKFIPDVTINDVKRGPSGVRAQALDADGNLVDDFFFDMGKGDFGKRILHCRNAPSPGATSSLAIAGMVADKMENQFKL, from the coding sequence aaaaaatcgccaccccaatttaaaaatggccgttttagaaaaagaatcaaaattgGCCGCTCATCAAACGGGCCACAACAGCGGTGTGATACACGCTGGGATTTATTACACACCAGGTTCATTAAAAGCAAAATTATGCGTTGAAGGGATGAAAAAGCTTTATGATTACGTTGAGGAGAAATCGATTCCCAAAAAAAGGAttggaaaattaattgtgGCAACGGATCAAATTGAAGTTGATCGATTAAACGTTCTTTACGATCGTgccttaaaaaataaagtagataACGTTGAATTAATCGATGAGAAAGGTATCAAACAGATTGAGCCTCATTGTAAAGGGCTCAAAGCGATTTGGTCGCCGAATACTGGAATAATTGATTATTCGTTGGTTACAGAAGAATATgcgaaagattttaaaactcaaaatggcgagatttatttaaactttgaGGTTAATTCGTTTTCGTCGAGTGATAATCCCGATTATCCAGTTCGAATTTCTTCGAAAGATAACAACACGGTTTTAGCTAAACACGTTTTAACTTGCGGTGGGTTACATTCCGATAGATTGTCGGAGTTATGCGGCTGCAACCCAAACCCGAGAATAGTTCCATTTCGAGGagaatatttacttttaaataaatctaaaactaACATCGTCAAATCGAATATCTACCCCGTTCCGGATCCAAGATTTCCATTTTTAGGGGTTCATTTCACCCCGAGAATGAACGGAGACGTTTGGTTGGGCCCAAACGCCGTCTTAGCCTTTAAACGGGAAGGTTACAGTTGGTTCGATGTTAACCTTAAAGACGTTTGGGAGTCGATTTCGCACAGcggttttcaaaaattggcctacaaatttttatcaGCTGGATTAGACGAGATGTATCGCTCGATTTTCATTGATAAACAAGTTAAGatgttgcaaaaatttattcctGATGTTACGATAAATGATGTGAAACGTGGACCAAGCGGAGTTCGAGCCCAAGCTTTAGATGCGGATGGGAATTTAGTCgacgatttcttttttgatatgGGGAAAGGGGATTTTgggaaaagaattttacattGTAGGAATGCCCCGTCACCTGGAGCTACTAGTTCACTTGCTATTGCAGGAATGGTTGCTGATAAAATGGagaatcaatttaaattataa